A window of Halomonas sp. GFAJ-1 contains these coding sequences:
- a CDS encoding pilus assembly protein PilO: MSWNRERWRSEWQRFQTLDWQALDIKEAGEWPSLLKGLCGVLAFLMMFGGISWWLVGEKRAQLAIEQRQEVRLLSEYRSKASEVAYLPEIQSQLATLEEQMVQMRAMLPTSAEIPSLLDSISDAAVDNRLTIETIRLRPTVSKTHYIEHPLDIQVRGGYHQLAQFAADISQMARIVTQHDLTLVPVDQQGDVLRLSLLARTYSYIEAADEGSTP; this comes from the coding sequence ATGAGTTGGAATCGAGAACGCTGGCGCTCAGAGTGGCAACGCTTTCAAACTCTTGATTGGCAAGCGCTGGACATCAAAGAGGCGGGTGAGTGGCCCTCGCTGCTTAAAGGGCTATGTGGTGTGCTCGCTTTCTTGATGATGTTTGGTGGCATCAGCTGGTGGTTAGTGGGCGAAAAACGTGCGCAGCTAGCGATTGAGCAGCGTCAAGAAGTGCGCTTGCTGAGTGAGTATCGCAGTAAAGCATCGGAAGTGGCTTATTTGCCCGAAATACAAAGCCAGCTTGCCACATTGGAAGAGCAGATGGTGCAAATGCGAGCAATGTTGCCTACCAGTGCCGAAATACCGTCACTACTGGACAGTATTAGTGACGCCGCCGTGGATAATCGGCTGACGATCGAGACAATTCGCTTAAGGCCTACGGTAAGTAAGACACACTATATTGAGCATCCGCTGGACATTCAGGTGCGTGGTGGCTACCACCAACTGGCGCAATTTGCTGCGGATATAAGCCAAATGGCACGTATCGTTACCCAGCATGACCTCACCTTGGTGCCTGTAGACCAGCAGGGCGATGTTCTACGGCTCTCACTGCTTGCCCGTACCTACAGCTATATAGAAGCAGCAGATGAAGGGAGCACACCATGA
- a CDS encoding pilus assembly protein PilP codes for MKRLMWVCCSIVVAGCSDANLDQLDTTLAEIRRAPGGQAPDIISPLPEPRPLDYRYAEVRSPFLAPESVHSQDAALLLPEASEFAPDQQRATEPLEQFQLQSLRLVGTLGMGGQRVALIASPDGKVTSVRVGNYLGSNHGRITLISSQEITLVERVFSQQQGWQERQAALAIDE; via the coding sequence ATGAAGCGCTTGATGTGGGTGTGCTGTAGCATTGTGGTAGCGGGATGCAGTGATGCAAATCTTGACCAGCTAGATACAACGCTAGCTGAGATACGCCGCGCCCCCGGTGGGCAGGCTCCCGACATTATCTCGCCACTGCCTGAGCCACGACCGCTTGATTACCGATATGCTGAGGTGCGCAGCCCTTTTCTTGCCCCGGAAAGCGTGCACAGCCAAGACGCCGCATTATTACTGCCGGAAGCGAGCGAGTTTGCCCCCGACCAACAGCGCGCCACTGAACCGTTGGAGCAGTTTCAGCTTCAGTCGTTACGGTTGGTAGGCACGCTGGGTATGGGAGGGCAGCGGGTCGCGCTGATTGCCTCACCGGATGGTAAGGTAACCAGCGTTCGGGTGGGAAATTATTTAGGTAGTAACCACGGGCGAATTACTCTTATTAGCTCCCAAGAAATCACACTTGTAGAGCGAGTGTTTAGCCAACAGCAGGGATGGCAAGAGCGCCAAGCAGCGCTAGCCATTGATGAATAG
- a CDS encoding pilus assembly protein PilM, whose translation MRLLKPTKGLIGVDITSATVKLLELKQCNDNYQVESYAVRPLREGAVVERRIRDINDVANVLSRAVEHAKPSTRKAAVAVPASAAITKTLTFPAALSEDEIEERITAESDRHIPFPFSEVAFDFQCLGPAPFDEDQQQVVLVACRQQDVSQLTETLERAGLEPAAVDVETFAMERSLAELRRQLNVENDPTACVGLVDIGANMNAFHVVRGGQIVYSRDTVYGGRQLTDAIRDRYSMSNEEAGFAKKRGGLPDDYQDMVLNPFLETVVQQVGRSLQLYYTAARQHEVQHIVLAGGSSVIPGLAERIAEDSGMSVTIANPFQRMRVNKRLNIEALTNDAPAMLTAGGLAMRVGQ comes from the coding sequence ATGCGTTTACTTAAACCCACTAAAGGGTTGATTGGTGTCGATATTACATCGGCAACTGTCAAGCTGTTAGAGCTCAAGCAGTGCAACGATAATTACCAAGTAGAAAGCTACGCTGTGCGGCCGCTGCGCGAAGGTGCCGTGGTAGAACGTCGCATACGCGATATTAACGATGTAGCCAACGTGCTAAGCCGTGCGGTGGAACACGCAAAACCCTCTACGCGTAAGGCGGCGGTGGCCGTGCCGGCAAGTGCTGCTATTACTAAAACGCTCACGTTTCCAGCAGCGCTTAGCGAAGATGAAATCGAAGAGCGAATTACCGCCGAATCTGACCGTCATATACCGTTTCCGTTCAGTGAAGTGGCATTCGATTTTCAGTGTTTGGGGCCTGCTCCGTTTGATGAAGACCAGCAGCAGGTTGTATTAGTTGCGTGTCGTCAGCAGGATGTTAGTCAGCTAACAGAAACCTTGGAGCGCGCTGGACTTGAACCGGCAGCTGTCGATGTTGAAACCTTTGCTATGGAGCGCTCGCTGGCCGAGCTGCGCCGTCAGTTAAATGTTGAAAACGACCCAACGGCGTGTGTTGGGCTGGTAGATATTGGCGCTAATATGAACGCGTTTCACGTGGTGCGCGGAGGGCAAATCGTATACAGCCGAGACACGGTGTATGGCGGGCGCCAGCTTACCGATGCTATCCGCGACCGCTATTCGATGAGCAATGAAGAGGCTGGGTTTGCCAAAAAACGCGGCGGATTACCCGACGATTACCAGGATATGGTGCTTAATCCGTTTTTAGAAACCGTGGTACAGCAAGTGGGGCGCTCGCTGCAGCTGTATTATACGGCGGCTCGCCAGCATGAGGTGCAGCACATTGTGCTGGCGGGAGGCTCAAGCGTTATTCCTGGCCTTGCCGAACGTATCGCAGAAGATAGCGGAATGTCGGTGACCATTGCTAACCCGTTCCAACGCATGCGGGTGAATAAACGCTTAAATATTGAAGCACTCACCAACGATGCCCCCGCCATGTTAACGGCCGGTGGCTTGGCAATGAGGGTCGGCCAGTGA
- the aroK gene encoding shikimate kinase (catalyzes the formation of shikimate 3-phosphate from shikimate in aromatic amino acid biosynthesis) — protein MQDLPNLFLIGPMGAGKSTIGRLLAGELSRPFYDSDHAIQDRCGADIPWIFDVEGEPGFRQREIQMIDELTRLSDVVVATGGGAVLREENRRALRERGTVVYLMTTVDQQLKRTAKDRNRPLLQCANREQVLNDMFATRDPLYRATSDITVRTDRRSPRAVVNEILRRVYRLVDPLETAGVPNKVQNKKVSQ, from the coding sequence ATGCAGGATTTACCCAATCTTTTTTTAATTGGCCCTATGGGGGCTGGTAAAAGCACGATAGGCCGTCTATTGGCGGGAGAACTGTCGCGCCCGTTTTACGACAGCGATCATGCCATACAGGACCGCTGTGGAGCCGATATACCCTGGATATTTGATGTCGAGGGTGAGCCAGGCTTCCGCCAGCGTGAAATTCAAATGATTGATGAGCTTACCCGGCTATCAGACGTGGTGGTGGCTACGGGTGGCGGCGCGGTTCTGCGCGAAGAGAACCGTCGGGCCCTGCGCGAGCGCGGTACCGTAGTGTATCTAATGACCACCGTTGACCAGCAGCTGAAGCGCACCGCCAAAGACCGTAACCGCCCTCTGCTGCAGTGTGCCAATCGTGAGCAGGTGCTGAACGACATGTTTGCCACCCGAGACCCGCTTTATCGCGCCACGTCGGATATTACCGTGCGCACTGATCGGCGCAGCCCGCGAGCCGTGGTCAATGAAATACTGCGTCGTGTGTATCGCTTGGTAGACCCGTTGGAAACCGCTGGAGTACCAAATAAAGTGCAGAATAAAAAGGTATCGCAATGA
- a CDS encoding type II and III secretion system protein: protein MVAALRRITLLLLAFTPTLSLASVLTQMDVRPADSGEMELVLRFSGGVAELTGYRLDAPPRLALDLADTQSGLAQRRLNVGSGGVERVTAIEGNGRTRLVVDLSEPLDYRPKVEGDQLKITLGTPSSNAAAPALETFEGPSVEDIDFRRGPDGAGRLLITFDREGVVSQVREGSEGRVIAELRDVDLPDALNQIYDVTDFATPITRITPRPGQRDTLLELQTNGPYAMISSQSGRTLTIEVQPVSQETQPVRERQGDSFTGDRLSLNFQDIEVRAVLATLAEFTGLNLVASDSVTGRVTLNLNDVPWDQALALILQSQGLSSREQGNVIVVAPASELAAIERQEIEARNQRETLAPLVTEFIEVKYARAEDLAQLLRGGDGFGLLTERGRVSVDQRTNTLLIQDTAEQVRDIIRTLDRLDVAVRQVQIEARIVIARDTASRELGINWGLDSTRGFLDRGDGVFERRNINPNSINRAQGGLAVDLGSTGAAGTGFSFGYLSGDILLDLELRALESEGKSQTISQPRVITANQRTAIIRQGEERAFQSVDAQGNPDTEFKEAELSLEVTPQITPDNRIIMDLVIKNDSFRESEFGGEPPIDTNQIETQVLVDNGQTVVLGGILTTEQLSQIAKTPLLGDLPLIGRLFRYTQESNEKVELLVFITPRLLDDGLMTR, encoded by the coding sequence ATGGTCGCCGCGCTTCGTCGAATTACGTTGTTATTGCTAGCCTTTACCCCTACGTTAAGCTTGGCTTCAGTGCTTACCCAGATGGATGTACGCCCAGCCGACAGCGGGGAGATGGAGTTGGTGCTGCGATTTAGCGGCGGTGTAGCCGAGTTAACTGGCTACCGGCTAGATGCGCCGCCGCGCCTAGCGCTAGATTTAGCTGATACCCAAAGCGGCCTGGCTCAGCGTCGGTTGAATGTGGGCAGTGGCGGTGTCGAGCGTGTCACCGCCATTGAAGGTAACGGCCGAACCCGGCTGGTGGTCGACTTATCAGAGCCTCTTGATTATCGCCCCAAGGTGGAGGGTGATCAGTTGAAAATCACCCTAGGGACGCCCAGCAGCAATGCAGCAGCGCCTGCGCTCGAAACCTTTGAAGGCCCCAGCGTTGAAGATATTGACTTTCGCCGCGGCCCCGATGGTGCAGGGCGGCTGCTAATCACCTTTGATCGAGAAGGTGTGGTGAGCCAAGTACGTGAAGGTAGCGAAGGCCGAGTGATTGCCGAGCTGCGCGATGTTGACCTTCCCGATGCGCTTAATCAGATATACGACGTGACTGATTTTGCCACGCCCATTACCCGTATCACGCCGCGCCCTGGTCAGCGCGATACATTGCTGGAGCTGCAAACTAACGGCCCCTACGCGATGATTTCCTCCCAAAGCGGGCGAACACTCACTATCGAAGTGCAGCCCGTTAGCCAAGAGACCCAGCCCGTTCGTGAGCGGCAAGGCGATAGCTTCACCGGCGATAGGTTAAGTCTCAACTTTCAGGACATCGAAGTTCGCGCGGTGCTGGCAACGCTTGCCGAGTTTACCGGGCTTAACCTGGTGGCAAGCGACAGCGTCACGGGGCGCGTGACACTCAACTTAAACGATGTACCTTGGGACCAGGCGCTAGCGCTGATTCTGCAGAGCCAGGGGTTATCCAGCCGGGAGCAGGGCAATGTGATTGTCGTTGCCCCCGCCAGCGAGCTGGCGGCCATTGAGCGCCAAGAAATTGAAGCGCGCAATCAGCGTGAAACGCTCGCCCCGCTGGTTACCGAGTTCATTGAAGTAAAGTATGCCCGGGCAGAAGACCTCGCCCAGTTGCTGCGCGGCGGTGATGGGTTTGGCTTATTGACCGAGCGCGGCCGCGTCAGTGTTGATCAGCGCACCAATACACTATTGATTCAGGATACCGCCGAGCAGGTGCGCGATATTATCCGCACCCTAGACCGCCTTGACGTAGCCGTGCGCCAAGTGCAAATAGAGGCGCGCATTGTTATCGCCCGAGATACAGCCTCACGGGAGCTAGGGATTAATTGGGGGCTCGACAGCACCCGAGGCTTTTTAGATCGAGGGGATGGCGTTTTTGAAAGACGAAATATTAACCCTAACAGTATTAACCGCGCCCAAGGTGGGCTAGCGGTAGATCTAGGCTCCACAGGGGCGGCTGGGACTGGCTTTAGCTTTGGCTACTTATCCGGCGATATATTGCTGGATCTTGAACTGCGGGCACTAGAGAGCGAAGGTAAAAGCCAGACGATTTCCCAGCCTCGGGTTATTACTGCCAATCAGCGCACGGCCATTATTCGCCAGGGTGAAGAGCGCGCCTTCCAAAGCGTGGATGCCCAGGGCAATCCAGATACCGAATTCAAAGAGGCTGAGCTCTCCCTAGAGGTAACGCCGCAAATCACGCCAGATAATCGCATCATTATGGATTTGGTGATTAAAAACGACAGCTTCCGTGAGAGCGAGTTTGGCGGCGAGCCACCTATTGATACCAACCAGATTGAGACCCAAGTGCTGGTGGACAATGGCCAAACAGTGGTGCTAGGCGGTATTTTAACCACAGAGCAGTTGAGCCAAATTGCTAAAACGCCTCTGCTGGGTGACCTGCCACTGATTGGTCGGCTGTTTCGCTATACCCAAGAGAGTAATGAAAAGGTAGAGTTATTGGTCTTTATTACTCCACGACTCCTTGATGATGGTTTGATGACTCGCTGA
- a CDS encoding fimbrial assembly protein translates to MSININLLPWREARREKQTRAFYGVVLLMLLTGGALAYAVSYVYQQQLVAQQQRNAYITTYIERLNREIADVKRYQSDAEQLGEQLRLFQTLHGERIHTVQLFNDLAASVAQGVVYQRLSRSGERISLSAVAGNERQVSEQLRQIASMPGLGVPVLSEVASGQNGSERAFQFEVIQSADTAAAEEAGP, encoded by the coding sequence GTGAGTATTAACATCAACTTGCTGCCCTGGCGTGAAGCGCGCCGGGAGAAGCAGACCCGCGCCTTTTATGGTGTGGTGTTACTGATGCTGTTAACGGGCGGTGCGCTGGCCTATGCGGTCTCGTATGTGTATCAGCAACAGCTTGTTGCCCAGCAGCAGCGCAATGCTTATATCACTACCTATATAGAGCGGCTGAATAGAGAAATTGCCGACGTAAAACGCTACCAGTCCGATGCTGAACAGCTTGGCGAACAGCTGCGGCTGTTCCAAACGCTACATGGTGAGCGCATCCATACGGTTCAGCTATTTAATGATTTGGCGGCCAGCGTGGCCCAGGGCGTGGTTTATCAGCGACTTAGCCGAAGCGGTGAGCGCATTAGCCTTTCAGCCGTAGCCGGTAACGAGCGCCAAGTGTCCGAGCAGCTGCGCCAAATAGCCAGCATGCCTGGGCTTGGGGTGCCGGTGCTTTCGGAAGTGGCTAGCGGGCAGAATGGAAGCGAGCGTGCTTTTCAATTTGAGGTTATCCAATCTGCTGACACAGCGGCTGCCGAGGAGGCTGGGCCATGA
- a CDS encoding penicillin-binding protein, giving the protein MTFFRTLILSLFSLIVALFGATALAVVGAAIYFSPGLPDVRQLQNFELHTPLRIFTNDGKLIGEFGEERRMAIDFDEIPQDMINALVAAEDANYFDHSGVDPRGLARASVELVQSGGTIQSGGSTITMQVARNYMLTLDQTFTRKIREILLALQMEQLLSKEEIFELYVNKIFLGNRAYGIAAASETYYDKPLAELTLAETAMIAGLPKAPSAFNPLANSERSLIRRNWILFRMRGLGYIDDEAYQEAVQSPVTARRYFTQTEVDAAYVSEMARQYAVERFGDTAYTGGYRIYTTIDSEMQPYARQALANGLVAYDLRHGWRGPEQRDIASSLVEAQEQTATQGLEEELAESPEIRQTARQAAQRSQTEVEGIDGDVSNWLQVLDRTPNFGLLRPAIVVESSGREMQVLVRGGELHTIPWSGLSWARQYLSPRSRGAEPSSADQIAVRGDLVRVFENEDGTLRLSQRPDAEGSLVAQDPRTGAILALQGGFDFNASKFNRAVQAQRQSGSIFKPFIYLAALEDGEMNAASVVNDAPVVLDDGSNSLWRPVNASRDFEGPTRLRPALARSRNLVTIRVLQTMGLDHTINYLEGFGFASSRLPRGLSLALGSADLTPMEMTNAYAVIANGGFQVTPWFIQRVTRNDDNELIDEATPQVACPSCAEGQETVEIDGKEYPVAPRVADAAAVYILRDMLRDVITSGTGRAALSLNRDDIVGKTGTTNNQRDAWFAGFNSDLVTTVWVGKDSNETLAEYGANAALPIWIEFMGGALAGSPSAIPNRPDNVVSARVDADTGRRLQDNQSGGISELFHRDHLPEYQTGRISRELEEVGGSQGSGTAESIF; this is encoded by the coding sequence ATGACGTTTTTTCGAACCCTCATCCTGTCGCTGTTTTCGCTAATTGTGGCGTTGTTTGGAGCCACTGCGCTGGCAGTAGTAGGCGCGGCTATTTATTTTTCGCCGGGGCTGCCCGATGTGCGTCAGCTGCAGAACTTCGAGCTACATACACCGCTGCGTATCTTCACCAACGACGGCAAGCTGATCGGTGAGTTTGGTGAAGAGCGCCGTATGGCGATTGACTTTGACGAGATTCCTCAGGATATGATTAATGCCCTGGTTGCAGCCGAGGATGCCAACTATTTCGACCACTCAGGCGTTGACCCTCGGGGCTTAGCAAGGGCCTCCGTGGAACTGGTCCAGAGCGGCGGCACGATTCAATCCGGTGGCTCCACCATCACCATGCAGGTGGCACGTAACTACATGCTGACGCTGGATCAAACCTTCACTCGGAAGATCCGTGAAATTCTGCTTGCCCTGCAAATGGAGCAGCTACTCAGCAAAGAAGAGATATTTGAGCTTTACGTTAACAAAATTTTCTTAGGTAATCGCGCCTATGGCATTGCGGCGGCCTCAGAAACCTATTACGACAAGCCCCTGGCTGAACTTACCCTAGCAGAAACCGCCATGATTGCCGGGCTGCCCAAGGCCCCTTCTGCCTTTAACCCACTGGCTAACTCTGAGCGCTCGTTGATCCGCCGTAACTGGATTCTGTTCCGTATGCGCGGGCTGGGCTACATCGATGACGAAGCGTATCAGGAAGCGGTTCAGTCGCCGGTAACTGCCCGCCGCTACTTTACTCAAACAGAAGTTGATGCCGCTTATGTGTCTGAAATGGCGCGCCAGTACGCAGTTGAACGCTTTGGCGATACCGCGTACACCGGTGGCTATCGCATCTACACCACCATCGACAGCGAAATGCAGCCCTATGCACGCCAAGCACTGGCCAATGGCCTAGTGGCTTACGATCTTCGCCATGGCTGGCGCGGGCCGGAACAGCGTGATATCGCATCAAGCCTGGTAGAAGCCCAAGAACAGACCGCTACCCAAGGGCTGGAAGAAGAGCTTGCGGAGTCTCCCGAAATTCGTCAAACGGCGCGCCAGGCAGCCCAGCGCAGCCAAACGGAGGTCGAAGGCATTGATGGCGATGTCAGTAACTGGTTACAAGTATTAGACCGAACGCCCAACTTTGGCCTACTGCGCCCCGCCATTGTAGTAGAAAGCAGTGGCCGCGAGATGCAGGTGCTTGTACGTGGTGGCGAACTGCACACCATCCCGTGGAGCGGCCTAAGCTGGGCGCGCCAATACCTAAGCCCGCGCAGCCGGGGGGCCGAGCCTAGCTCAGCCGACCAAATTGCCGTTCGTGGTGACTTGGTGCGCGTGTTTGAAAATGAAGACGGCACTTTACGCTTGTCTCAACGGCCTGATGCAGAAGGCTCGCTGGTTGCTCAAGATCCGCGCACCGGCGCGATTTTAGCCTTGCAAGGCGGCTTTGATTTTAACGCCAGCAAGTTCAACCGTGCTGTTCAAGCGCAGCGCCAGTCGGGCTCTATTTTCAAGCCGTTCATTTACCTAGCAGCGCTGGAGGATGGTGAGATGAATGCCGCCAGCGTCGTGAATGATGCGCCCGTAGTGCTAGATGACGGCAGTAACTCTTTATGGCGCCCAGTGAACGCCAGCCGCGATTTCGAGGGCCCCACGCGCCTTCGACCTGCTCTGGCCCGCTCACGTAACCTTGTGACCATTCGCGTCCTGCAAACCATGGGGTTGGATCATACGATCAACTATCTGGAGGGCTTTGGGTTTGCCTCCAGCCGCCTACCCCGTGGTTTATCGTTAGCGCTGGGGAGCGCCGACTTAACGCCGATGGAGATGACCAATGCGTACGCTGTGATCGCTAACGGTGGATTCCAGGTGACACCGTGGTTTATCCAGCGCGTTACCCGCAACGATGACAACGAACTGATTGACGAAGCAACGCCCCAGGTCGCCTGCCCAAGCTGTGCAGAAGGACAAGAAACCGTTGAGATCGACGGTAAAGAGTATCCCGTTGCGCCCCGCGTGGCTGACGCCGCAGCGGTGTATATTTTGCGCGACATGCTACGCGACGTTATTACCTCAGGAACAGGCCGCGCGGCACTAAGTCTGAACCGTGATGACATCGTGGGTAAAACCGGCACCACCAACAATCAGCGTGATGCTTGGTTCGCCGGTTTCAACAGCGATTTAGTGACCACTGTGTGGGTAGGTAAAGACAGCAACGAAACCCTTGCTGAGTATGGCGCTAACGCTGCCCTACCTATTTGGATCGAGTTTATGGGCGGCGCTTTAGCAGGTTCTCCTTCTGCGATCCCCAATCGTCCAGACAATGTTGTTTCTGCCCGGGTAGACGCAGACACAGGTCGTCGCTTGCAAGATAACCAGTCAGGCGGCATCTCCGAACTGTTCCATCGCGATCACCTGCCGGAGTATCAGACTGGCCGCATTAGTCGTGAACTAGAAGAGGTAGGCGGTTCGCAAGGCTCTGGCACTGCAGAATCGATCTTCTAA
- a CDS encoding 3-dehydroquinate synthase, producing MTETLNAPRTLTVSLGDRSYPIHIGAGLLQHANVLTPYLAGQQVMVVTNDTIAPLYLEALCATLPGHLDVRSVVLPDGEQHKTIEQVGRIWDALLEAGFNRRCTLIALGGGVIGDMVGYAAASYQRGVAFVQVPTTLLSQVDSSVGGKTGVNHPLGKNMIGAFWQPKAVLVDTDTLTTLPSRELSAGLAEVIKYGLIRDEAFLSWLEENMQALRSVEPDVIAEAIAKSCQIKADIVAEDETEQGVRALLNLGHTFGHAIEAHQGYGHWLHGEAVGAGMAMAATLSHQLGWIEEAALTRAQAVIQSAGLPLAAPANMSADDFLVRMRLDKKNIDEKLRLVLLKALGDACVSDAAPVDTLSSLLQRYPRL from the coding sequence ATGACAGAAACGCTCAATGCTCCGCGTACGTTAACGGTGTCACTCGGTGACCGTAGCTACCCTATTCACATTGGTGCAGGGCTACTGCAGCATGCCAATGTGCTGACGCCCTACTTAGCGGGTCAGCAGGTGATGGTGGTGACCAATGACACTATTGCGCCACTTTATTTAGAGGCGCTTTGTGCCACGCTTCCTGGCCACCTCGACGTGCGAAGCGTTGTGCTCCCTGACGGCGAACAGCATAAGACCATTGAGCAGGTGGGGCGCATTTGGGATGCCCTGCTGGAGGCAGGATTTAACCGCCGCTGTACGTTGATCGCACTTGGCGGCGGCGTGATTGGCGACATGGTGGGTTATGCCGCGGCGTCTTATCAGCGCGGTGTGGCTTTTGTTCAGGTGCCGACGACGCTGCTTTCCCAGGTGGACTCGTCTGTCGGAGGGAAAACCGGCGTTAACCACCCGCTAGGCAAAAACATGATTGGCGCTTTTTGGCAGCCTAAAGCGGTGTTGGTGGATACCGATACGTTAACCACGCTGCCTAGTCGCGAGCTTTCCGCCGGACTTGCCGAGGTGATTAAGTACGGACTTATCCGTGATGAGGCGTTTTTAAGTTGGTTAGAAGAGAACATGCAGGCGTTGCGCAGCGTTGAGCCTGATGTGATTGCGGAAGCCATCGCCAAAAGCTGCCAGATCAAGGCGGATATCGTCGCTGAAGATGAGACCGAGCAGGGGGTTCGCGCGCTGCTGAACCTTGGTCACACCTTTGGGCACGCCATTGAAGCGCATCAAGGTTACGGTCATTGGCTGCATGGTGAAGCCGTGGGGGCGGGGATGGCGATGGCAGCAACGCTGTCACATCAATTAGGCTGGATTGAGGAGGCGGCACTGACAAGAGCGCAGGCGGTTATTCAAAGCGCTGGGTTGCCGTTGGCTGCCCCGGCAAATATGTCAGCAGATGACTTCTTGGTGCGTATGCGGTTGGATAAGAAAAATATCGACGAGAAGCTACGCTTAGTGCTGCTCAAGGCCTTAGGTGATGCCTGTGTTAGCGATGCAGCGCCCGTTGATACCCTTTCGAGCCTGCTTCAGCGCTATCCTCGACTCTAG